The Tessaracoccus flavus genome includes the window CCGACGGGTACCGCTCGGTCCGTGCGGCCCTGGCCCACGGCCAGGCCGAGGCTGCTCCGGCGCGCGGTCACCAGTCGCTCGTGGTGCTGGTCAGCTCCGCCCACGTGGCAGAGGGCAAGAGCACCAGCACGGCCAACCTCGCCGCCAGCTTCGCGGAGACCGGAAAGCAGGTGCTGGTGATCGACGCCGACCTCCGCAGCCCGGACGTGCACGAGAAGCTGGACGTGCCCCAGGGCGCGGGCGTCTCGGATCTACTGGTGGACGGCCAAGGCTCGCTGAACTCTGTCATTCGTCCCACCAACATCCCCGGCGTCCGGGTGGTCACCGCCGGCACCAGGCTGGCGCACCCCACGGCACTGGCTAGTCGGATGGGGCCGCTGGTGGCCTCGGCGCGCAAGCGTGCCGACGTGGTGATCATCGACTCCGCGCCGCTCCTTGAAGCAGCCGAGGTGTTCGACATCCTCCCGCACGTCGACGACGTGGTGCTGGTGGCGCGCAGCGGCCGACTCTCCGCCGCCTCCGCGCAGCGGACCAAGGAGATGCTCGCCCGCTTCAACATCCCCGTCGTCGGCGCGGTAATTGTCGGCGCGCCACTGCGGAAGGGCGACATCGGCTACGGATCGGGCTATGGCTACGGCTACGGCGAGACCAAGGGCAAGGCAAAGGGGAAGCGCGGCGGCGCCCGCGCGGTTGCTGACGAGAAGCCCGAGGCATCCCTCGTGGAGCCTGCCGAGGACGTGCAAGCGCAGCGCTCGAAGTAGGCGCGCATGAACATCCGTACGGTCCGAGGGCTGGGAGGGCTGATCACGGGGCTGATCCTCCTGGTCGTCTTCTCCGTGCTGCTGACCCGGGCCATGGACACCACGTCCTACAACACATGGGGGGCGCTGATCTGGGCCCCGCTCATCATCGGCGTGAACCTGTGGCTGATCAGCATCGCGATGCGCAACGAGCCGGACAGGTGGGTGGTCCGGCTCGTCTACATCGGCTACGCCGCCAAGCTCGTCGGCATCGCCGCCCGCTACTTCACCATCTTCGTCCTGTACGACGGCGTCGGTGACGCGTCGCGCTACAACCTGTATGCAGCCCGCTGGTACTTCGAGTGGCGCCGTGGCGTATTCGAGGTCAGCGGCGACGGCAAGTTCGGCACCCACAACACCGAGCTGATCACCACCGCCGTCTACACCGTCGTCGGACCCAGCCCCATCGTCGGCTTCCTGGTGTTCGGCACCCTGGCGTTCTGGGGCTGTGTCCTGCTGTTCAAGGCCTTCCAGGCCGCCGTTCCGGAGGGGAACTTCCGCCGGTACGCCATACTGGTGCTGCTACTCCCATCCCTTCTGTTCTGGCCCTCCAGTATTGGTAAAGAGGCCTTCCTCCTGTTTGGGGTTGGCCTGACGGGACTCGGAGCAGCGAAGTTCTTCAACCGTCGGATCGTCGCGGGCCTCGGTTATCTGACGGCCGGTCTGGTGGCCACGTCCCTCATCCGTCCGCACCTGACGGTGCTGCTGCTGTCGTCCCTTTTCGTCGCACTACTGCTTCGGAGGGGGAGTGGGACACCGACATCATTCCTGGGCAAGACCGTCGGTCTCGCGCTGGTCGCCGCAGCATCCGTGCTAGCGATCACCCAGGCTGCCGACGTCCTGGGCATCGAGGATCTGACGGCCGAGGAGGTTACGGGGGAGATCGACTGGGCGAGCGGACAGACGGATACGGGCGGGTCGGCATTCGTACCCGTGCCGTTGAGTTCGCCCCTGGGGTTGCCGGCCGCCATCATCACTCTGTTGTTCCGGCCCTTTCCCTGGGAGGCCAGTAGCGGGCTCGTCGCCCTCCAGAGCCTCGAGGGGATCGCATTGCTGCTCCTCGCCATCGTCGGCTGGCGACGCCTTGCCCAGGTGCCTCGACTACTGCGGCGCAATGCGTGGGTGGTGTTCGCCGCCGTGTACGTGCTGGCCTTCATCCTGGCGTTCGCCGGCTTCGCCAACTTCGGCATCGTCGCCCGGCAGCGCTCACTCATGATCCCGTTCTTCCTGGCCCTGCTCGCACTGCCCGATCCACGCCGGCCACACAACGCGCTCACCGATAGCGAAGAGAGGCAACTGGCTAATGCCTGACCAGATCTTGTCACCGGCCGGCGCCAGCCAGGGGGTGCGCGGGCTGCTGAAGCGAGCCCTTGCGCTGCTGGGAGGAAACCGCCCGGCCGAAGGTGCCACGCTGCTCATCTACCACCGTGTCGGCGGCGGCACCACCAACGAACTGGACCTGGATCCCGTCGACTTCTCACGGCAGCTGGACCTACTCGCAGATCACGATGTGCTGTCGCTTGATGAGGCCCTGGATCGGCTGGAAGTAGGCGACCGTACCCCGTCGTTCGTGCTCACCTTTGACGACGGATTCGCCGACGTCTACGACAACGCCTGGCCCCTGCTGCGTGACCGCAGGATACCCTTCACTATCTATCTGGCGACCGCCTACATGGGAGAGGTCATGGTGTGGGAGGGCGCCACCGCCACGGGAGAGCCTGGCCGCGGCCTCAGCTGGGACCAGCTTCGAGAGATGGTGGCCTCGGGGCTGTGCACCGTTGGGAACCATACTCATAACCACGTCCGACCCGAGGGGCTGACAGTGGACGAGCTCGACCTCTGCACTCGTCGGATCGAACAGGAGTTGGGGGTCACTCCGAGGCACTTCACCTATCCGTGGGGAATCGTCGTGCCTGAAATGGAAGCGTCCATGCGAGCGCGGTTCCGCAGCGCATCAACCGGCAAACTTGGCCGAAACACCTCGGGAACGAACCGGATGGATCTACGCCGGGTCCCAGTTCGACGCACGGACCCCAAATCGTTCTTTGCCGCCAAGTTGCGCGGCGGGCTGCTCGCTGAATATCTGTATGCCGTCGCGGTGGATCTCGCCAAGGGAGCGTCCCGCCGATGGGGGCGCGTTGTAGGCGTGGGCAACTGATTCTGATCCCATCGGTCCAGACATGGCGGACTCACGAGGAAATTGCCGCCCCTGTTGCGCGTAACGCGTTACTTCTCGTAGGTCAGCTCGCCTAGGATGGCCGAAGTGTACCGAGTGCAAGGGGGAGCCAGATGGCGCACATCAAGGCCGCAGACCTCGAGGTCAGGCGGGCGACGCCGGATGACGACGGTGAGGTCATCCCGCTGCTCCAGGCCGCGTTGAAAAAGGACGAAGATCCCCACTACCGCGCTTTCCTCGAGTGGAAGCACCGCCAGAACCCGTTCGGTGTCTCACCTGCGTGGGTGGCACTCCACGAGGGGCGCATCGTGGGCTACCGCACCCTGCTGAGGTGGCGCTTTATCAACGACGAGGGCAAGAAGGTCACCGCCGTGCGTGCGGTGGACACCGCCACCCACCCCGACTTTCAGGGACTCGGCATCTTCCGGCTCCTCACCGTCCGAGGTGTCGCCGAGCTGACGATGGAGGGTGACGGCATTGTCTTCAACACCCCCAACGACCAGAGCCGGCCCGGCTATCTGAAGATGGGCTGGAGCGAGGTGAAGCGGCTTCCCATCGGGTGTTGCCCTCTGGGACGAAGGCGATGGTCAGGATGGTGTCCTCCCGCGTTCCCGCCGCTCTGTGGTCCGAGGACACCACCGTGGGCATTGCCGGCAGCGAGTTGGCTGACCCCAACCTGGCCAACGCCCTGCTCGCTCACGCTCCGAAGCGTGGATTCCGCACCGACCGGACGCCGGAGTACCTGGCCTGGCGCACGGCCCTCGGGCCTCTGAAGTACCGGATTCTGCTGGCCGACGAACGTGCCCCCGAAAAGGGGGGCGTGATCTTCCGTCTCAAGCGGCGAGGCTCCACGGTTGAGGCCGCGATAGTAGAGCAACTCGTCCCAAATGCCCGCGTAGGTGCGAAGCTCGTGTGGGACGTGGTGAACCGCACGAAGGCCGACTACGCCATCGGACTGCGGACCGGCCCCTCGGCTGGCCTGATCCCCGTGCCCGTTCCGGGAATGGGCCCTCTGCTCACCACGCGCCCACTGGCAGCATCCCCGCCCCTCCGAGCTTGTGGACGCTGACACTGGCCGACGTGGAGTTGTTTTGAGGGGCGATCCGAAGGGCCAGAATGCGCTCGAGTGAAGTCGGCGTTTCTGGCAGCCGCCGGGTCCCTTCTCCGCTGGCGATCAATCATTCCGGCTGGTGTTCAGCGAGCTCGCCTTCCCGGCCAGTTGTCGGTAAACCTCCATCTGGCGTTCGACAGTCTCGCGAATATCGAAGCGGCCACTAACCGAGCGTGCTGCTCGCCCCATCGCAGCACGTGCATCTCCATCACGGCACAGGGTCACGAAAGCCTTCGCCAACTCTCTGTGGTTTCGCGTAGGTACGATCAAGCCGTGGACTCCCGGTTCAATCACGTCAGAGACAAACCCGACGTCGGTGGCAACTGACGGGAGACCACTGCGCATTGCTTCAATGAGAGACAGTGGTCCCCCCTCGTAGGCGGAGGCAATCACGAAAATGTCGGACGCCGCGAGGATGTCAGCGACGTCCGACCTGAAGCCGAGGAATCGCACGCTATCGCCGAGCCCCAGTTCAGCGTGCAGTCCCTCGATCTCTTCCTTCAATGGCCCTTGGCCCAGAACGAGCACCGTGAAGTTCGGGATCTCCAGCCGTGCTACTCCCGTGGCTCGAAGCAGATTTGGATAATCCTTGGGGCGACGCAAGTTGGCCACAGACACCGCGACGACTGCATCATGAGGAATGCCCAGCTCGCGTCGGATTCTCTGTCGAGCATCTGCAGCCGCGTCGAATCGATCGAATTCGATCCCCTGGATCAGCACCTCCGTGCCCTTACCTACCCATGGCCACATCGACGCACGTACACGGCGCGACACGGCCCAGCGATGACTGTCTAGAGGAGCAGTGACTGCGTTCAAGAGTCTGGTCCGTCGGGCGTAGCTTTCCCACTCGTTATGCTCCGTGGTCGCTACTTTCGGGCGAGTCTTTTGCGGAAGAGTTCGCACGAGGAGTCTCACCACACCTGCGAGAAGGGGAGAGTGAGCGTGCACTACATCGAACCCGCCAGTCGCCAACAGCTTCCGCAAGGTTGCTATCCAGTGGTGCCCATCGCCACTCAAGGGGCGCGAAGTGACGCCGAGAGACGCAAGTTCCGCTACAAGTTGCGTCTTGTCTGGACGCACGTAACCAACTTCGACGGAGAGAGAGTCACGGCCAACCAGGCGCGCGAACGACACGAGAAGACGCTCGGCACCGCCGGGGCCCAGTCCTTTGATGAGCCAAAGGACGCGGAGGGGAGGAACTTGGGGCGCGTCTTGATCAGTCATGCACTAATCATGGACCACGGTCGCCCAACAAGCATCTGCAAACGTGTGCCGCGATAGGCTGTGGAGATTGCTGAGGGAGCCTTCTGAGGGGGAGTTGTCGATGGAAGCTGAGATCCACGAGAGAGAGGCTGAGCGCGGCCCGCGTCGAGGGGTCTTGGTTCTCATGCCGAAGGATGCTCGCACGGCGACTGGCCCAGTGTCGGTGTGGTTGACGGCCGCCGGGTGGGCAGAGGCGGCCCAAGAGGCACATGGGGCAGCCTGGATGGTCACCCCGTCCGGCATTCTTGACGGCGGTGAGGCTCGGCTTTTGGCGACTTCCGCTCCAAGGGCGACGCTTCCTCCCGCGGCGGGGTGGAAGCGGCTCATCCCTACGACGTTGAAGACGTTGCGCAAGGATGTGCTGTCCTGGCGTCACGCTCGTTCGTTCAGAGAAGCCGGCCTTGAAGGTCCGTGGGAGCCGGAGGGTCCGCTATGGATCTGGCACCATCACGAACCGTTCCACGACAGCGGATTCGTAGCGAAGCGTCGGTTCGGTTGCCCAGTGGTCGTCTTCGTCGACGCGCCCACGGTGTGGGAGTCAGGCCAATGGGGCGTGAAGCGCCCAGGCTGGGGCAGACTGCTGGAGCGATTCGGCGAAGTCGCACAGCTCCGTGATGCCGATCTCATTGCCTGCGTCACCGAGGAAGTGGCCAATGAGGTCATTCGCCTCGGCGGGCCTCGTGAGCGCGTAATCGTGACCCCCACGGCCGTGGCCCTCGATCGCTTCAATGAGGACGTCAGCGGCGCGGAGGTCCGGGCTCGGTACGGTCTAGAGGGTCGGACCGTAGTCGGCTGGGTCGGGACGTTTCACAAGTTTCACGGTCTCGACCTGCTCGTCGAGGCTTACGCCGCTGTGGAGCGTGAGCGAAGGGACACATCACTCCTGCTGGTAGGTGACGGCCAAGACCGCCCACGCATTGAAGCACTGGTGGACAGCTTCGGCCTCCGACAGGTCGTGTTCGCTGGCGCAGTCCCTCAGGATCAGGTACCCAGCCACCTCGCGGCTATGGACGTAGCCAGTGTCGTTGACCCAGGCACGGGGAGCTTCCACTACTCACCCCTCAAACTCAAGGAGTACTTGGCATGCGGCCGCGCCGTCGTGGCCCCTGCCTCGGGTCAAGTGGCGCGGTACGTCGCGGACGGCACCCATGCCTTGCTGGTCCCGGCTGGTGACGCTCCGGCCCTCACACGGGCACTCCTTCGTCTGGTGGACGACCCCGGGCTCCGATCCTCGCTGGGCGCCGCAGGGAACGCTTTGGTACGGGAGACGGGCACTTGGGCGCACCAGCTGCGAACGGTTGAAGACGCGCTGACCAGCCGTGGGTGGGTCAGTGCCTAGCAACCCCCCTGATAGCCAGCAGCCCTCTCGCGTGCCGAGGATCGTCCACATCCTCTTTGGTGGCCTCGGGGGCCATGGGTCGGTGGTGTTCTCGCTCATCAAAGCCAGTCGGGGAGCCGCCCTTCACGAGCTTGCCTTTGTCAGCACGGGCGAGTTGTTAACGGACTACCGCGCCAAGTGCGAGCGTGACGGAATCACGTACGTGCACGAGCGGACGTCCGGCGGAGCGGACTTTGGATTCCAGTGGCGCCTGTTCCGCTGGATACTGGCGCGGCGCCCAGACACGGTCGTCGTGCACTCCACGGGATCTGTCGGGGCCGCATTGGCCGTGAAGCTGCTGCGCTGGCACACCCGAATCGTCGTCGTGGAGCACCAGTCCTGGGATCTCCGAGGACGCCGGTACAACATCGCCACCACGCTCTCCCTGTTGGCCGCCGACAACGTGCTCGTCCTGAACGAGGACTACGTACGCAAACTGAGAGGGCACTTCCCCCGGGTCTCTCGTCGGGTGTCCATCGACGTCGTCCGCAACGGTATCGATACGGACCACTACGTCCCCCGGCCTATGCCTTCGTGGCCGGCCGAAACACTACTTATTGGAATGCAGTCACGCATCATCCCCATCAAGGACCATGCAACGTTGATACGCGCCATTCATCTCTTGCGGGAGAGGGGTCTCGACGTTCACCTAGAACTAGCTGGTGACGGTTCCAGCCGAGGCGATCTCGAGGCGCTGGTGAGCGACCTCGACTTACGAGATAGAGTCACGTTCCGCGGGATGCTGAACGAGTCAGAGCTCGTGGAGTTTCTGCAGGGGCTCGACATTTACGTCCACGCTTCTCTCGGAGAGGCTATGAGCACGGCGTTGCTGCAGGCTATGAGTTGCGGGCTGCCCGTGGTGGCGTCGGATGTGCCAGGCATCGCCGATCTCGTCGCTGGATCCGACGCGGCTATCCTCGTGCCCCCCCAGTCGCCAGAGCCCCTGGCCGACGTCGTTGCTTCGCTGTGTGCCGATCCGAAGGGACGCGAGTCGCTCGGCAAAGCTGCGCGCGAGTTCGTGATGTCCGGCTACAGCCTGGATGCGATGTGGCAAAGCTACGGGCCATTCCTCGTGGGAACGCACGGGAGGCGCTCGGCCGGACGTGGAGGATCGGCGTCGTGATCGTCGAGTTCGTCGGCCCCCCCGGCGCAGGAAAGTCCACGATTGCCCGGGAGTTGGCCCGTCTCACGGGACAGTCGAGCGTCACTCTTGACGGCTACCGGACGCCCCAGGGGCGCCTCTTGTCTCCCCGCGAGGTCACCCTTCAAAGATGGTGGTCAGCGGCTTCACAGCCCGCGCTAGCGCGGGCTGCACTGGATTGCGCGCGTCGAGAGGGTAGGGGCCTGGCGCTCAGTTGGATGATCAACCTCGCGCGTCGGAATCGCATGATGGAAGACCTCGAGGGTGGCGGTCTCATCCTTGAGGAGGGTACGTTGAGCGCCCT containing:
- a CDS encoding glycosyltransferase — protein: MLIQGIEFDRFDAAADARQRIRRELGIPHDAVVAVSVANLRRPKDYPNLLRATGVARLEIPNFTVLVLGQGPLKEEIEGLHAELGLGDSVRFLGFRSDVADILAASDIFVIASAYEGGPLSLIEAMRSGLPSVATDVGFVSDVIEPGVHGLIVPTRNHRELAKAFVTLCRDGDARAAMGRAARSVSGRFDIRETVERQMEVYRQLAGKASSLNTSRND
- a CDS encoding polysaccharide deacetylase family protein; amino-acid sequence: MPDQILSPAGASQGVRGLLKRALALLGGNRPAEGATLLIYHRVGGGTTNELDLDPVDFSRQLDLLADHDVLSLDEALDRLEVGDRTPSFVLTFDDGFADVYDNAWPLLRDRRIPFTIYLATAYMGEVMVWEGATATGEPGRGLSWDQLREMVASGLCTVGNHTHNHVRPEGLTVDELDLCTRRIEQELGVTPRHFTYPWGIVVPEMEASMRARFRSASTGKLGRNTSGTNRMDLRRVPVRRTDPKSFFAAKLRGGLLAEYLYAVAVDLAKGASRRWGRVVGVGN
- a CDS encoding polysaccharide biosynthesis tyrosine autokinase, producing the protein MSLKDFLSILRHRWLVIVLCVLIAAGVVFAITPAERDVSPRIGSYTATSTLLVGSVGAPDAGAGYASLGRVALFITTGEVPRNAAAALGYEGDPALLAKQITVETQGESASVTITTTASDGERAANVVNTFANETIAFFETSPPGAETTRLSVLQEATPIPNESTANFVIPPDRWFRTLLAAVLGLLFGIALALVLERLDSRLRTREEIAEALDMPIVGVVPKITAAQRRNKEILTVTQPLSPYADGYRSVRAALAHGQAEAAPARGHQSLVVLVSSAHVAEGKSTSTANLAASFAETGKQVLVIDADLRSPDVHEKLDVPQGAGVSDLLVDGQGSLNSVIRPTNIPGVRVVTAGTRLAHPTALASRMGPLVASARKRADVVIIDSAPLLEAAEVFDILPHVDDVVLVARSGRLSAASAQRTKEMLARFNIPVVGAVIVGAPLRKGDIGYGSGYGYGYGETKGKAKGKRGGARAVADEKPEASLVEPAEDVQAQRSK
- a CDS encoding glycosyltransferase family 4 protein encodes the protein MVTPSGILDGGEARLLATSAPRATLPPAAGWKRLIPTTLKTLRKDVLSWRHARSFREAGLEGPWEPEGPLWIWHHHEPFHDSGFVAKRRFGCPVVVFVDAPTVWESGQWGVKRPGWGRLLERFGEVAQLRDADLIACVTEEVANEVIRLGGPRERVIVTPTAVALDRFNEDVSGAEVRARYGLEGRTVVGWVGTFHKFHGLDLLVEAYAAVERERRDTSLLLVGDGQDRPRIEALVDSFGLRQVVFAGAVPQDQVPSHLAAMDVASVVDPGTGSFHYSPLKLKEYLACGRAVVAPASGQVARYVADGTHALLVPAGDAPALTRALLRLVDDPGLRSSLGAAGNALVRETGTWAHQLRTVEDALTSRGWVSA
- a CDS encoding glycosyltransferase family 4 protein, which translates into the protein MPRIVHILFGGLGGHGSVVFSLIKASRGAALHELAFVSTGELLTDYRAKCERDGITYVHERTSGGADFGFQWRLFRWILARRPDTVVVHSTGSVGAALAVKLLRWHTRIVVVEHQSWDLRGRRYNIATTLSLLAADNVLVLNEDYVRKLRGHFPRVSRRVSIDVVRNGIDTDHYVPRPMPSWPAETLLIGMQSRIIPIKDHATLIRAIHLLRERGLDVHLELAGDGSSRGDLEALVSDLDLRDRVTFRGMLNESELVEFLQGLDIYVHASLGEAMSTALLQAMSCGLPVVASDVPGIADLVAGSDAAILVPPQSPEPLADVVASLCADPKGRESLGKAAREFVMSGYSLDAMWQSYGPFLVGTHGRRSAGRGGSAS
- a CDS encoding GNAT family N-acetyltransferase gives rise to the protein MAHIKAADLEVRRATPDDDGEVIPLLQAALKKDEDPHYRAFLEWKHRQNPFGVSPAWVALHEGRIVGYRTLLRWRFINDEGKKVTAVRAVDTATHPDFQGLGIFRLLTVRGVAELTMEGDGIVFNTPNDQSRPGYLKMGWSEVKRLPIGCCPLGRRRWSGWCPPAFPPLCGPRTPPWALPAASWLTPTWPTPCSLTLRSVDSAPTGRRSTWPGARPSGL